A single window of Candidatus Flexicrinis affinis DNA harbors:
- a CDS encoding prephenate dehydrogenase/arogenate dehydrogenase family protein, protein MGFASKQLTVVGLGLMGASLALALRGFTDQIVGVDVDPVARAYALNNGITDRVTDDLREGVRDSDVVLMCAPVRIITRLVSGQIGSYLRSNTLLMDIGSTKRDICDVMGRIPIGIQAVGGHPMTGKEVSGIENADATLYVNRPWVLCSTRRTTPAARIRALDLVEAVGAIAIEMDADRHDKVVAAISHLPYLLSVSLVATVANAAGKTPEVWDLAAGGFRDTSRLAGSDIRMMSDILSTNRQAVATLLAMFRVQLGLLETMLIAQDEEQLTEALTPLRETRMEWSATYEKRTHGTRR, encoded by the coding sequence ATGGGGTTTGCATCGAAACAGCTTACCGTTGTTGGGCTGGGCCTGATGGGCGCTTCACTGGCGCTGGCGCTGCGCGGTTTTACCGATCAGATCGTGGGCGTGGATGTCGATCCGGTTGCGCGTGCATACGCGCTGAACAACGGCATCACCGACCGCGTCACGGACGACCTGCGCGAAGGTGTGCGCGACTCGGACGTGGTGCTGATGTGCGCACCGGTGCGGATCATCACACGCCTCGTCAGCGGACAAATCGGCTCGTACCTGCGCTCGAACACCTTGCTGATGGACATTGGGAGCACGAAGCGTGACATCTGCGACGTAATGGGCCGGATTCCGATTGGAATTCAGGCGGTTGGCGGCCATCCGATGACCGGCAAGGAAGTCAGCGGCATCGAGAACGCGGATGCGACGCTCTACGTCAACCGGCCTTGGGTGCTGTGTTCGACACGTCGTACCACCCCTGCGGCACGCATTCGGGCGCTGGATCTGGTCGAGGCGGTTGGCGCGATTGCGATCGAGATGGACGCCGACCGGCATGACAAAGTCGTCGCGGCAATCAGCCACCTGCCGTATTTGCTGAGTGTGTCGCTGGTGGCGACCGTGGCCAACGCCGCCGGAAAGACCCCGGAAGTATGGGACCTTGCGGCTGGCGGCTTTCGCGATACGTCCCGCCTTGCGGGCAGCGATATTCGCATGATGAGTGACATTCTGAGCACCAATCGGCAGGCGGTCGCCACGCTGTTGGCGATGTTCCGCGTGCAGTTGGGCCTGTTGGAAACGATGTTGATCGCGCAGGACGAGGAACAACTGACGGAAGCTCTGACGCCGCTGCGCGAGACGCGCATGGAATGGTCGGCAACGTACGAGAAGAGGACGCATGGCACGCGGAGATAA
- the aroE gene encoding shikimate dehydrogenase, with protein sequence MPTKVGIIGWPLTTTLSPAMHNAAFRALGMDWEYDAMAIPPDIVREGILEPQRHGYVGLNVTIPHKEEAMKYVTPDDVARAVGAVNTIDLRDMTATNTDLLGFLMDLAAHGIDVSGKRVTVLGAGGAARSAVVGLCGAGADVRVASRSLDKARMMVANLALSNIRLSARAVDIADLAAEPTDVIVNCTPAGMLPEVDATPWPDPVPFPEQVIVYDMIYKPARTRLMQQAEAHGGRGVGGLGMLVHQGAAAFERWTGVTAPVDVMFEAVRAQLGLNDVNRSGNDEGARR encoded by the coding sequence ATGCCGACTAAGGTCGGAATCATCGGCTGGCCGCTGACAACAACGCTCAGCCCCGCCATGCACAACGCAGCGTTCAGGGCGCTGGGCATGGACTGGGAGTACGACGCGATGGCGATCCCGCCTGACATCGTGCGCGAAGGCATTCTCGAGCCACAGCGGCACGGATATGTGGGGCTGAACGTGACGATCCCGCACAAAGAAGAGGCGATGAAGTACGTGACGCCTGACGATGTCGCGCGTGCCGTCGGGGCGGTCAACACGATCGACCTGCGCGACATGACCGCGACCAATACCGATCTACTGGGGTTTCTGATGGACCTTGCGGCGCATGGCATTGACGTCTCAGGCAAGCGGGTTACCGTGCTTGGGGCGGGCGGCGCCGCGCGATCGGCGGTGGTTGGACTGTGCGGCGCGGGCGCAGACGTGCGCGTGGCGAGCCGCAGCCTCGACAAAGCACGTATGATGGTCGCCAACCTTGCCTTGAGCAATATCCGGCTTTCGGCGCGAGCGGTCGACATCGCCGATCTTGCGGCCGAGCCGACAGATGTGATCGTCAACTGCACGCCGGCTGGGATGCTGCCGGAGGTCGACGCGACGCCGTGGCCGGACCCGGTGCCATTTCCAGAGCAGGTGATTGTCTACGATATGATCTATAAGCCGGCCCGCACGCGTTTGATGCAGCAAGCCGAAGCGCACGGCGGCCGTGGCGTCGGCGGGCTGGGCATGCTGGTCCATCAAGGCGCGGCGGCCTTTGAACGTTGGACGGGAGTCACCGCGCCGGTCGACGTCATGTTCGAGGCGGTGCGGGCGCAGTTGGGATTGAATGACGTGAATCGTTCCGGGAATGACGAGGGCGCGCGCCGATGA
- the aroC gene encoding chorismate synthase — protein sequence MSVLRFLTAGESHGPMLTAILDGMPAGIPLTSDDIDVQLARRQQGYGSGGRMQIEKDHARITAGVMAGLTTGAPIGLLVENRDFKNWKEKDIEPMTIPRPGHADLTGAVKYGYRDLRLALERASARETTMRVAVGAICRKLLAEFGIVVGGYVTQIGGVRAELPGNLTYAERFRLAEESDVRCPVDDVSEQMREAIRQAKIDKDTLGGVMELVALNVPPGLGAHVQHDRKLDGRIVGAMTSIHAMKGAEIGDAFAQAGMPGTRAHDAIDSVDGQLIRRTNRAGGLEGGITTGEPIVVRVAMKPIATVLAGFDSVDLTTGEPTPTKYERSDFCALPRAVPIGEAMLSIVLADALLEKLGGDSIEEMRPRFDSLRRSHIEDLPMDARPWRFGYE from the coding sequence ATGAGCGTACTCCGCTTTTTGACCGCTGGCGAAAGCCACGGCCCGATGCTGACCGCTATCCTTGACGGGATGCCGGCCGGCATCCCGTTGACCAGCGACGATATCGACGTGCAGCTTGCGCGACGGCAGCAGGGTTACGGCAGCGGCGGCCGTATGCAGATCGAGAAGGATCACGCGCGCATCACGGCAGGGGTGATGGCTGGACTCACAACCGGTGCGCCGATCGGCCTGTTGGTCGAAAACCGCGACTTCAAGAACTGGAAAGAAAAAGACATCGAGCCGATGACCATCCCGCGCCCCGGCCATGCAGACCTCACCGGCGCGGTCAAGTACGGCTACCGCGACCTGCGCCTTGCGTTGGAGCGTGCGAGCGCGCGAGAGACGACCATGCGCGTTGCCGTCGGCGCGATCTGCCGTAAATTGCTCGCGGAGTTTGGGATTGTGGTCGGCGGCTACGTGACGCAGATCGGCGGCGTTCGCGCCGAGCTTCCGGGCAATCTGACCTATGCCGAACGGTTCCGTTTGGCTGAGGAGTCGGATGTGCGGTGCCCGGTGGATGACGTCTCGGAGCAGATGCGCGAGGCGATCCGGCAGGCGAAGATCGACAAGGATACGCTGGGCGGGGTGATGGAACTCGTCGCGCTCAACGTCCCGCCGGGGCTGGGGGCGCACGTACAGCACGACCGAAAGCTGGACGGCCGCATCGTCGGCGCGATGACCAGTATTCACGCCATGAAAGGCGCCGAGATCGGCGACGCGTTCGCGCAGGCCGGGATGCCAGGGACGCGTGCGCATGATGCGATCGATTCGGTGGACGGCCAGCTCATACGGCGCACAAACCGCGCTGGAGGACTGGAAGGCGGCATCACCACTGGCGAACCGATCGTTGTGCGGGTCGCGATGAAGCCAATCGCGACGGTGCTTGCCGGTTTCGACTCGGTCGATCTGACGACCGGCGAGCCGACGCCGACGAAATACGAGCGCAGCGATTTCTGCGCGCTGCCGCGTGCCGTGCCGATCGGCGAGGCGATGCTCTCGATCGTGCTGGCGGACGCACTGCTCGAAAAGCTCGGCGGCGACAGCATCGAAGAGATGCGCCCGCGCTTTGACAGCCTGCGGCGCAGCCATATCGAGGATCTGCCGATGGACGCGAGACCGTGGCGCTTCGGGTATGAGTAA
- a CDS encoding shikimate kinase, with protein MSKPANIVLTGFMGTGKSTVGKLVADELRMSFVDTDTLIQSRAGRAIPAIFAEDGEAVFRAMERDVCVELAAQHGLVVATGGGMLVDPRNRAAFAATALIVCLWASPGTIAARLAGNSGRPLAASWRALLEQRTPIYRQLPHHLDTTGRAPEDTAQEVIALWQSS; from the coding sequence ATGAGTAAGCCGGCGAATATCGTGTTGACCGGATTCATGGGTACCGGCAAGTCGACAGTCGGGAAACTCGTTGCTGACGAACTGCGCATGTCGTTCGTCGACACCGACACGTTGATTCAGTCGCGTGCCGGACGCGCCATTCCGGCCATCTTCGCCGAGGACGGCGAGGCCGTGTTTCGCGCGATGGAGCGCGACGTTTGTGTCGAACTCGCCGCCCAGCATGGGCTTGTGGTCGCAACCGGTGGCGGCATGCTGGTCGATCCGCGCAACCGGGCGGCATTTGCAGCTACAGCGCTGATCGTGTGTTTGTGGGCATCGCCAGGCACTATCGCGGCGCGACTTGCTGGGAACAGCGGGCGGCCGTTGGCTGCTTCATGGCGTGCGCTCCTCGAACAGCGGACGCCGATCTATCGACAGCTTCCGCACCACCTCGACACGACAGGACGTGCGCCTGAAGACACCGCACAGGAGGTCATCGCGCTGTGGCAGTCATCCTGA